GATCGAGACGGCCGCGGTGATCGCCGAGCAGGGGCGCGCCCTGCGGCATCCGATCGAGGTCGTGGTGTGGTCCAACGAGGAGGGAGGACTGTTCGGCAGCCGCGCGGTGAGCGGGCAACTGCCGGTGCGCGAGCTGCAGAACGTGTCGCGCAGCGGCAAGACCGTGGCCGACGGCATCGCGTCCATCGGCGGCGATCCGGCGCGACTCGACGAGATCCAACGCGAGCCGGGAGCCATCGCCGGATATCTCGAGCTGCACATCGAACAGGGCGCGATCCTCGAGCAGTCCCACACCGACATCGGCGTGGTGGAGGGGATCGTGGGCCTCCGCGAGTGGAACGTGACCATCACCGGCGCGGCCAACCACGGCGGCACCACGCCCATGGACGAGCGCCGCGACGCGCTGCTGTCGGCGGCGCGGTTCATCGAGATGGTGAACCGGGTGGTGCGGAGCGTGCCCGGGCACCAGGTGGGCACGGTGGGCCGTATCGAGGCCACCCCGGGCGCGGTGAACGCGATCGCCGGCCTCGTGGTCTGCTCGCTGGAACTGCGCGACCTGGACACCGCCAAGATCGATTCGCTCTTCGCGCGCATTCGGGGCGAGGCGCGGCGGATCGGCGAGTCCGACGGCACCACGTTCGCGTTCGCCGATCTCATGACGGGCGCGCCGGCGCCCAGCGATCCGCGCATGCGCGAGGCGATCGCGCAGTCCGCCGATGCGCTCGGCCTGTCGTGGCGGGCCATGCCCAGCGGCGCCGGGCACGACGCGCAGG
The sequence above is a segment of the Gemmatimonadaceae bacterium genome. Coding sequences within it:
- a CDS encoding Zn-dependent hydrolase, yielding MGQADQAAAAAQERGRQQLSPIPPTVNAERLHGRLAALSHCGRTAAGGVTRLAYSDADREARALVMDWMREAGLAPSVDFAGNIIGRRAGADASRGPLLFGSHVDSVPDGGNYDGPLGTLAAIETAAVIAEQGRALRHPIEVVVWSNEEGGLFGSRAVSGQLPVRELQNVSRSGKTVADGIASIGGDPARLDEIQREPGAIAGYLELHIEQGAILEQSHTDIGVVEGIVGLREWNVTITGAANHGGTTPMDERRDALLSAARFIEMVNRVVRSVPGHQVGTVGRIEATPGAVNAIAGLVVCSLELRDLDTAKIDSLFARIRGEARRIGESDGTTFAFADLMTGAPAPSDPRMREAIAQSADALGLSWRAMPSGAGHDAQAMATLGPMGMIFVPSVGGISHSPREYSTPEAVVNGANVLLGALLAADRELP